The genomic DNA AGGTTATCCATCTTATTGAAAAATTATATCTAAAAAATAATTTCTCTATGGCATATTTGTTTTCTCTGCCAAACCATTCTATAATCATAAAGAATATAATCAATAGCATAGGTGTGAGCATCCCACTATAGTATGGCATTGAAAAAGTTGACATTGAAAATATCTCATTAATGTAAGTAATGGCTTGATCTAAATTATTTGCTCTAAAAAAAATCCAAGCTACTACTGTTAAACTAAATGTTAGACTCATACTCATAACTTCTTTAAAAGAAGGTATTGATTTACCTTTTGCCACAATATCGGTATTAACTCTATTCTTATTAAGAAACATTAACGGCAAAAAATAGAACGCATTTAATGCTCCCCAAACAATAAAAGTCCAATTTGCTCCATGCCAAAATCCACTTACAAGAAAAATGACAAAAATATTTCGTGTTTTTGCCCATGTACTTCCTCGACTTCCTCCTAATGGAATATATACATAATCTCTAAACCATGTAGATAGAGAAATGTGCCAACGCCTCCAAAACTCTGCTATGTCTCTTGAAAAATAGGGAAATGAAAAATTTTGTTTTAAATCAAACCCTAATAATCTAGAGGTTCCTATTGCAATATCCGAATAACCCGAAAAATCGCCATAAATTTGAAATGTAAAAAAGAATGCTCCAAGGATTAAAGTACTACCTGAATATTCTGATGAACTGTTAAAAATTTGATTCGCAACTACAGCGGCATTATCTGCTATTACTATTTTTTTAAATAAACCCCAAAGAATTTGTCTTAAACCATCTACCGCTTTTGTATATTCAAATTTTCTCTTTTCATAAAATTGAGGTAACAAGTTAGTCGCCCGCTCTATAGGTCCAGCAACCAGTTGAGGAAAAAAGCTAACAAAGGCAGAAAAAGCTATAAAATCTTTAGTTGGCTTGAGGTTATGTTTATAAACATCAATTGTATAGCTTAATGTTTGAAAAGTATAAAAACTAATACCTACTGGTAAAATAATATTTAATGAAGTAACATTTATTTTTGTACCAAAAAAAGTAAATGC from Flavivirga abyssicola includes the following:
- a CDS encoding MBOAT family O-acyltransferase, yielding MLFNSIEFAFFLPIVFFIYWFLYKNKTKYQNILIVVTSYVFYGWWDWRFLSLIAFSTCVDYLIGVSLGGQNNERKRKVFLYVSVLVNLGFLGVFKYYNFFIDNFMSAFTFFGTKINVTSLNIILPVGISFYTFQTLSYTIDVYKHNLKPTKDFIAFSAFVSFFPQLVAGPIERATNLLPQFYEKRKFEYTKAVDGLRQILWGLFKKIVIADNAAVVANQIFNSSSEYSGSTLILGAFFFTFQIYGDFSGYSDIAIGTSRLLGFDLKQNFSFPYFSRDIAEFWRRWHISLSTWFRDYVYIPLGGSRGSTWAKTRNIFVIFLVSGFWHGANWTFIVWGALNAFYFLPLMFLNKNRVNTDIVAKGKSIPSFKEVMSMSLTFSLTVVAWIFFRANNLDQAITYINEIFSMSTFSMPYYSGMLTPMLLIIFFMIIEWFGRENKYAIEKLFFRYNFSIRWITYLVFIIMIFLNNNESQQFIYFQF